One Peptostreptococcus equinus genomic window carries:
- the addA gene encoding helicase-exonuclease AddAB subunit AddA gives MANKWTENQLKVINSRGSNLLVSAAAGSGKTAVLIERIIKLILDEDKPIDIDRLLVVTFTNSAASEMRERVAIAIEKALEKEPDNQRLQEQILLLNKSDITTIDSFCKKIIKNNFHSINIDPAIKIGDDAEVGIIQSEVIEKLFEELYNAKDQEFLSLVEAYSSKRNDDSLINLVFMINNFLGSTPFPEKWLEESTEFFNSKDKDKIFYQEHYINKFLKDAKISLLLTKEAIGEEVDNLSFYSELDRYRFNNLELIASIDEILNAINNEDKEKENNEIIECLDKFQTLQKSLTFRISAKAEPEIKEAYNSSKDKINSSLKELKKSLENLIIDIDMLKAESDLIYPYMRALSNLTIKFRSAYQDKKNRLGIMDFSDIEHFALKILSKEDENGKIVPSDIAISYKNYYEEIFTDEYQDSNLVQETILSLIAREDRPNRFMVGDVKQSIYKFRQSMPEIFMEKYDRYKLYDSANRTNEEKILLYNNFRSRAEVLEACNYIFSQIMRVSTGELDYTDEERLNPSAIFSSDYLEEDLLGGPVEVYLVDNKADTKNIDKDKTDETLINNNLIPSSDFEGLSFEDAEKFELESMKISHIIESLVSSDKPYLVFDKEINRYRKCKYKDIVVLLRAANGKGPILEEVLKRYSIPVYSNTGQGFYSALEIDLLINLLKIIDNPIQDIEILSVMRSPIFNFTTNDMAMIRLLEKNASIYQILKYIYTEDNMLGGNEDSIDKEILDEILLKGNLTNKINYFMEKISLYRKKSITYTVSQLIWYILKDTAYYIYVGKQEMGSQKQNNLLLFFEKARQFEKSSYKGLFSFIDYIERVKLRAKEPQEAKTISADEDNVNIMSIHKSKGLEFPIVIVADLGKEFYIKSNDSRLSLHQTMGYGPNVIDIDKRVSFPSMRKIMIESKYREESLAEEMRLLYVAMTRAKEKLIFTANINDYDKKEEKWLSPPRNEMGLLEDSDILSSKSYLDWIMPNILRLDKKGIFINSMKEEKNYQGFGQNRWYIQVDKSKKIFDDYNKNILLNENSYDNKDSLIDFDEESSINKKLDFLYPFNTSLNKPSSISVSEIKKLVEESEEDYMHENLYSKFRISDLKTPKFIHSGDMKVEFNSAERGTIFHLLMQVLDFSSFEKYLKNQQLTFDLFVDNNMDNQIIDEIKRQIDGFIDKDVLSVEEANTININWVLRFIKSSIFIDILDAQNKGKLYKERAINYNLKINQIYRDQDIIDSEKMMMVGIIDLFFENDNGDLILLDYKTDFVNKENKKIVIDRYKTQLDYYRKAIEDISGKKVVGSFIYLMSIGELVEYKEN, from the coding sequence ATGGCGAATAAGTGGACAGAAAATCAACTGAAAGTGATAAATTCTAGAGGATCTAATCTGCTTGTATCAGCTGCTGCCGGATCTGGTAAAACAGCAGTATTAATAGAAAGAATTATAAAGTTAATTTTAGATGAAGATAAACCTATAGATATCGATAGGCTATTAGTAGTTACATTTACAAATTCTGCTGCTAGTGAAATGAGAGAAAGAGTCGCTATAGCAATAGAAAAGGCCCTGGAAAAAGAACCAGACAATCAAAGGTTACAAGAACAAATACTACTTTTAAATAAATCTGATATAACTACTATAGATTCATTTTGTAAAAAAATAATAAAAAATAATTTCCATTCAATAAATATAGATCCAGCAATTAAAATTGGAGATGATGCAGAAGTTGGGATAATACAAAGTGAAGTTATAGAGAAATTATTTGAAGAACTATACAATGCAAAGGACCAAGAGTTTTTATCTCTAGTTGAGGCATATTCTTCAAAAAGAAATGATGATTCACTAATAAATTTAGTTTTTATGATAAATAATTTTCTGGGATCAACACCTTTTCCAGAAAAATGGTTAGAAGAATCAACAGAGTTTTTTAATAGCAAAGATAAAGATAAGATCTTTTATCAGGAACATTATATAAATAAGTTTTTAAAAGATGCAAAAATATCTTTATTGTTGACAAAAGAAGCTATAGGTGAGGAAGTCGACAATCTATCATTTTATAGTGAATTAGATAGATATAGATTTAATAATTTAGAATTAATAGCTAGTATAGATGAAATTTTAAACGCTATAAATAATGAAGATAAAGAAAAAGAAAATAACGAAATTATAGAATGCTTAGATAAATTTCAAACACTACAAAAATCTTTAACATTCCGTATATCGGCAAAAGCAGAGCCTGAAATAAAGGAAGCTTACAATTCTTCTAAGGATAAAATAAATTCTTCATTAAAAGAGTTGAAGAAGAGTTTAGAAAATTTAATTATAGATATTGACATGTTAAAGGCAGAGAGTGATTTGATATATCCATATATGAGAGCACTTTCGAATCTTACTATAAAATTTAGAAGTGCTTATCAAGACAAAAAAAATAGACTAGGAATTATGGATTTTTCAGATATAGAGCATTTTGCTTTAAAGATTTTATCAAAAGAAGATGAAAATGGAAAAATTGTGCCATCTGATATTGCTATATCATATAAAAATTATTATGAAGAAATATTTACCGATGAATATCAGGATAGTAACTTAGTTCAAGAGACTATTTTGTCACTTATAGCTAGAGAAGATAGGCCAAATAGGTTTATGGTAGGTGATGTAAAGCAGAGTATATATAAATTTAGACAATCTATGCCTGAAATTTTTATGGAAAAATATGATAGATATAAATTATATGATAGTGCTAATAGAACTAATGAAGAAAAAATACTTTTATATAATAATTTTAGAAGTAGGGCAGAAGTTTTGGAGGCATGCAACTACATATTTAGTCAAATAATGAGAGTTTCCACAGGAGAGCTTGATTATACTGATGAGGAAAGACTAAATCCTTCTGCTATATTTTCAAGTGATTATTTGGAAGAAGACTTGTTAGGAGGTCCTGTAGAAGTTTATTTAGTAGATAACAAAGCTGACACAAAAAATATAGATAAGGATAAGACAGATGAAACTCTTATAAATAATAATTTAATACCTTCATCAGATTTTGAAGGTTTATCATTTGAAGATGCAGAAAAATTTGAGCTTGAAAGCATGAAGATAAGTCATATAATTGAGAGCTTGGTATCCTCAGATAAACCGTATTTGGTATTTGATAAAGAAATAAATAGATATAGAAAATGCAAATACAAAGACATTGTAGTTTTATTAAGGGCAGCTAATGGAAAAGGACCTATTTTAGAGGAAGTACTAAAAAGATATTCTATACCAGTGTACTCAAACACGGGTCAGGGATTTTATTCAGCTCTTGAAATAGATTTATTGATTAATTTGTTGAAGATAATAGATAATCCTATACAAGATATAGAAATTTTATCAGTCATGAGATCGCCAATATTTAATTTTACTACTAATGATATGGCTATGATTAGGCTATTAGAAAAAAATGCTAGTATATATCAGATACTTAAATATATATATACAGAAGATAATATGTTAGGTGGGAATGAAGATTCAATAGATAAGGAAATACTTGATGAAATTTTGTTAAAGGGTAATTTAACAAATAAGATTAATTATTTTATGGAAAAAATTAGTCTATATAGAAAAAAATCTATTACTTATACAGTAAGCCAGTTAATTTGGTATATATTAAAAGATACAGCCTATTATATTTATGTTGGAAAACAAGAAATGGGTAGTCAGAAACAAAATAATTTACTTTTATTCTTTGAGAAGGCAAGACAATTTGAAAAATCCTCATATAAAGGTTTATTCTCTTTTATTGACTATATAGAAAGGGTAAAATTAAGAGCAAAAGAGCCACAAGAGGCAAAGACTATTTCAGCTGATGAAGATAACGTAAATATTATGAGTATACATAAGAGCAAGGGTTTGGAATTTCCGATTGTAATAGTTGCTGATTTAGGTAAGGAATTTTATATCAAGTCCAATGATTCAAGGCTTAGCCTTCATCAAACTATGGGATACGGACCGAATGTAATAGATATAGACAAAAGAGTATCATTTCCGAGTATGAGAAAAATAATGATTGAATCAAAATATAGAGAGGAATCATTGGCAGAGGAGATGAGACTTTTGTATGTTGCTATGACCAGAGCAAAAGAAAAGTTGATTTTTACAGCTAATATAAATGACTATGATAAGAAAGAAGAAAAGTGGTTATCACCGCCTAGAAATGAAATGGGATTATTAGAAGATTCCGATATATTATCTTCTAAAAGCTATTTAGATTGGATAATGCCAAATATTTTAAGATTGGATAAAAAAGGAATTTTCATTAATTCAATGAAAGAAGAAAAAAACTATCAAGGTTTTGGACAAAATAGATGGTACATACAAGTAGATAAGAGTAAGAAAATATTTGATGATTATAACAAAAATATACTCTTGAATGAAAATAGTTATGATAATAAAGATAGTTTAATCGATTTTGACGAAGAAAGTTCTATAAATAAAAAATTAGACTTTTTATATCCATTTAACACATCTCTAAATAAACCATCTAGCATTTCTGTATCTGAAATAAAGAAATTAGTAGAAGAATCTGAAGAAGATTATATGCATGAAAATTTATATTCAAAGTTTAGGATTTCAGATTTGAAAACTCCTAAGTTTATACATAGTGGAGATATGAAAGTAGAATTTAATTCAGCAGAAAGGGGTACAATCTTTCATTTATTAATGCAGGTTTTGGATTTTTCATCTTTTGAAAAATATCTAAAAAATCAGCAGTTGACCTTTGATTTATTTGTAGATAACAATATGGATAATCAAATTATTGATGAAATAAAAAGGCAAATAGATGGATTTATAGATAAAGATGTTTTAAGTGTTGAAGAAGCTAATACTATAAATATAAACTGGGTTCTAAGATTTATAAAATCATCTATTTTTATAGATATATTAGATGCACAAAATAAGGGTAAATTATATAAAGAAAGAGCCATAAACTATAATTTAAAAATTAATCAAATATATAGAGATCAAGATATTATTGATTCTGAAAAAATGATGATGGTAGGTATTATTGATTTATTTTTTGAAAATGATAATGGAGATTTAATATTACTTGATTATAAAACAGATTTTGTGAATAAGGAAAATAAAAAAATTGTGATAGATAGATATAAAACACAATTAGATTACTATAGAAAAGCTATTGAAGATATTTCGGGTAAAAAAGTAGTTGGAAGTTTTATTTATCTTATGAGCATAGGGGAATTAGTAGAATATAAGGAGAATTAA
- a CDS encoding AAA family ATPase: MKPIKLTIDGINSYAKKQDIDFQELTSRGLFAIFGKTGSGKSTILDAMTLALYGNIARGSKEFINTNCNKASVEYTFEISNGIEKIRYIVYRRFKKKISLDKVSSVSDSVRLTKIDKEGSSIIADKVSDVNSAIKDIIGLEEGDFLKSVVLPQGKFSEFLVLSGKDRRNMLERLFNLEEYGSQLNKKIFNRRSELQRESEVLEARISEYGDININIKKELEEQILALDKKEKLLNKEIEISSARFEKMNLVYNLNQDKKNNEDKLTDLLNQAPYISELIKKVNAYDYVQNLIENKLKYKNYNKEELEYKERILTIDKKRIELKKKIDKSHKQYSKIEDEIKRITIDKEFRDKLISMEIIANQRQDLYEEIEIHNAEKENDEEKIKEIDLNIEKIVQKKIKLEGELHTTKSDMEFLEKMPSKNQEDLDTMYFELNEIKNKKLYLVELEDSIRDINSKILYIQNKNEKLEFEKEKLMDRIDKISFELKSLEEESSKMDIDILANKIKEILIETKRTHGICPVCNNKYIDLEIDKSILDENKISQRLDHIRQGIEDEKRSKDSIESEIKYNQKAIEEKLNQKEENINKINKILSRFINHKIVDITEFRENILSILDKNIIEREALYKEYREFKHQREEKLKTLEKIKISEEKNVYELKSSIEVQKNNKDNFEEAILKTKKLIFLKNEKIKEIEEKINKFSEKNKIENLKEEIERVKEFDKIVKELNIQKESLFKEIKELISIKDDLDISYNEINIAIEKISTSKMYLNETMDLNKLKIENVYPDFDFNLIDILIIESENSHKKVSYIKEDEYIQYKNKIQIHEKSLIEVKNNIKLLNSKLYSIEFEEKDIEKNIVNQEKNKLDKINKEYEDLKIEKSTCKYRLNELIDRLKQLEAIISIFEKNKKELDNINVLEKLMRGNRFVEYLSQIYLKNIVFDASARLENITNGRFSLEINSDYTFMVRDNFNGGNRRSADTLSGGETFLTSLSLALALSTQIQLKGNAPLEFFFLDEGFGTLDRELLDTVINSLEKLHSDTMSVGIISHVEELKNRIPIKLIVELDEIISSSIVNIELS, encoded by the coding sequence ATGAAACCAATTAAATTGACAATTGATGGAATAAATTCATATGCAAAAAAACAAGATATTGATTTTCAAGAACTTACTTCTCGTGGATTGTTTGCCATATTTGGTAAGACTGGCAGCGGTAAATCTACTATTTTGGATGCTATGACACTAGCTTTATATGGAAATATTGCTAGAGGTAGCAAAGAATTTATTAATACTAATTGCAATAAAGCCAGTGTAGAATATACATTTGAAATATCAAATGGTATAGAAAAAATAAGATATATTGTATATAGAAGATTTAAAAAAAAGATAAGTTTGGATAAGGTAAGTTCTGTAAGTGATTCGGTAAGACTTACAAAAATAGATAAAGAAGGTAGTAGTATAATAGCTGATAAAGTTTCTGATGTGAATTCTGCAATAAAGGATATAATAGGGCTTGAAGAAGGAGACTTTTTAAAATCAGTTGTATTGCCACAAGGAAAATTCAGTGAATTTTTGGTATTGAGTGGTAAAGATAGAAGAAATATGTTAGAGAGACTTTTTAATCTTGAAGAATATGGTAGCCAGCTTAATAAAAAAATCTTTAATAGAAGAAGCGAATTGCAACGAGAAAGTGAAGTTCTAGAAGCTAGAATATCTGAGTATGGAGATATTAATATTAATATAAAAAAAGAATTGGAAGAGCAAATTCTAGCCTTGGATAAAAAAGAGAAACTACTAAATAAAGAGATAGAAATATCCAGTGCAAGATTTGAAAAAATGAATCTAGTATATAATCTTAATCAAGATAAAAAAAATAATGAAGATAAATTGACTGATTTGTTAAATCAAGCACCTTATATAAGTGAGCTAATCAAAAAAGTTAATGCATATGATTATGTTCAAAATTTAATAGAAAATAAATTAAAATATAAGAACTATAATAAAGAAGAATTAGAGTACAAAGAGAGAATTCTTACAATTGACAAGAAAAGGATAGAGTTAAAGAAAAAGATTGATAAAAGTCACAAACAATATTCTAAAATAGAGGATGAAATAAAAAGGATAACGATCGATAAAGAATTTAGAGATAAGTTGATTTCTATGGAAATAATAGCGAATCAACGTCAAGATTTATATGAAGAGATAGAAATTCATAATGCAGAAAAAGAAAACGACGAAGAAAAGATAAAAGAAATTGATTTAAATATTGAAAAAATAGTACAAAAGAAAATCAAGCTTGAAGGAGAATTACATACTACAAAATCTGACATGGAATTTCTTGAGAAAATGCCAAGTAAGAATCAAGAAGACTTAGATACAATGTATTTTGAATTGAACGAAATAAAAAATAAAAAATTGTATTTAGTAGAATTAGAAGATTCAATTAGAGATATAAATAGTAAGATTCTCTATATACAAAATAAAAATGAAAAGCTAGAGTTTGAGAAAGAAAAACTAATGGATAGGATAGATAAAATTAGTTTTGAATTAAAATCTCTAGAGGAAGAATCTTCAAAAATGGATATAGATATTCTTGCTAATAAGATAAAAGAAATTTTAATAGAAACTAAAAGAACTCATGGCATATGCCCAGTATGTAATAATAAATATATTGATCTTGAGATTGATAAGTCTATTTTAGATGAAAATAAGATTAGTCAAAGATTAGATCATATTAGACAGGGAATTGAAGATGAGAAAAGAAGTAAAGACTCTATAGAAAGTGAGATTAAATACAATCAAAAAGCAATAGAAGAAAAGTTAAATCAAAAAGAAGAAAATATAAATAAAATTAATAAGATTCTTAGTAGATTTATAAATCATAAGATAGTAGATATAACAGAGTTTAGAGAAAATATATTATCAATTTTAGATAAGAATATAATTGAGAGAGAAGCGTTATATAAAGAATATAGAGAATTTAAGCATCAAAGAGAAGAAAAGTTAAAAACATTAGAAAAAATAAAAATATCTGAAGAAAAAAATGTATACGAGTTAAAAAGTTCTATAGAAGTTCAAAAAAATAATAAGGATAATTTTGAAGAAGCAATTCTTAAGACAAAAAAGCTAATATTTTTAAAAAATGAAAAAATAAAGGAGATTGAAGAAAAAATAAATAAATTTTCTGAAAAAAATAAGATAGAAAATTTAAAGGAAGAAATAGAAAGAGTAAAAGAATTTGATAAAATTGTCAAAGAATTAAATATTCAAAAAGAAAGTTTATTTAAAGAGATTAAGGAATTAATAAGTATCAAGGATGATCTCGATATAAGCTATAATGAAATTAATATAGCTATAGAAAAAATTTCTACTAGTAAAATGTATTTAAATGAAACAATGGATCTAAATAAATTGAAAATAGAAAATGTGTATCCAGATTTTGATTTTAATTTAATTGATATATTGATAATAGAATCTGAAAATTCTCATAAAAAAGTATCTTATATAAAAGAAGATGAATATATACAATATAAGAACAAGATACAAATCCATGAAAAGTCATTGATTGAAGTAAAAAATAATATTAAATTATTAAATTCCAAGCTGTATTCTATTGAATTTGAAGAAAAGGATATAGAGAAAAATATAGTAAATCAAGAAAAAAATAAGCTAGATAAGATTAACAAAGAATATGAAGATTTAAAGATAGAAAAATCTACATGTAAATATAGGTTAAATGAATTGATTGATAGATTAAAGCAACTTGAAGCTATAATATCTATTTTTGAAAAAAACAAAAAGGAATTAGATAATATAAATGTCTTGGAAAAACTTATGAGAGGTAATAGGTTTGTCGAATACCTATCTCAGATTTACCTAAAAAATATAGTATTTGATGCATCTGCACGACTTGAAAATATTACTAATGGAAGATTTTCTCTTGAAATAAATTCTGATTATACTTTTATGGTTAGGGATAATTTCAATGGTGGTAATAGAAGATCAGCAGATACTTTATCAGGTGGCGAGACATTCTTGACATCCCTTTCATTAGCATTAGCCCTATCTACACAGATACAGTTGAAGGGAAATGCACCTCTTGAATTTTTCTTTTTAGATGAAGGATTTGGAACTTTGGATAGAGAATTATTGGATACGGTGATAAATTCTTTAGAAAAATTGCATAGTGACACTATGAGTGTGGGTATAATATCTCATGTAGAGGAATTAAAAAATAGAATTCCTATAAAATTAATAGTAGAATTAGATGAAATTATATCATCGTCTATAGTTAATATTGAGTTGAGTTAA
- a CDS encoding metallophosphoesterase family protein: MRILHTSDWHLGKNLEGFSRIEEQIKFCSDFVQLVRKENIDLLLIAGDVFDTSNPSAQAEKLFYKTLNELCDNGKRCVFVIAGNHDNPDRLEAIRPLVEESGAIILGYPKSKANIGNYSSFSIIEAKEGFTKLKFGTEIVNIASLPYPSEKRLNDIYYNFADDVDIKKTYSEKIGKIFEILEENFVENQINIALSHIFVIGSEISDSERRIELGGSLLVDKKDLPKKSDYTALGHIHKGQCMSKTYNAYYSGSPIQYSKNERNTVKFVNIIDTIKHGKLKIDQLYLKNYKPIMLFNCESIDQALDICKEKQDDDIFAYFRIKTQDLIDAEDIRNMKKLMKNIVEIRPIIQNESFDSDKQIIEINKSNISKYFIDFYRNTNDGANPNEDIVKLFNELLEDIEEE; encoded by the coding sequence ATGAGGATTTTACATACTTCAGATTGGCATTTAGGAAAAAATTTAGAGGGTTTCTCAAGAATTGAAGAACAGATAAAATTTTGTTCGGACTTTGTGCAATTAGTAAGAAAAGAAAATATAGATTTACTCTTGATTGCTGGTGACGTATTTGATACATCCAATCCATCTGCACAGGCGGAAAAATTATTTTATAAAACTTTGAATGAACTGTGTGACAATGGAAAAAGGTGTGTATTTGTGATTGCAGGAAATCATGATAATCCAGATAGATTAGAGGCTATTAGACCACTTGTAGAAGAGTCGGGAGCAATAATATTGGGGTATCCAAAGTCAAAAGCTAATATAGGAAATTATAGTTCCTTTTCTATAATTGAAGCAAAAGAAGGTTTTACTAAATTAAAATTTGGAACTGAAATAGTAAATATAGCTAGTCTACCATATCCTAGTGAAAAAAGATTGAATGATATTTATTATAATTTTGCTGATGATGTAGATATAAAGAAAACATATTCAGAAAAAATAGGAAAAATATTTGAAATTCTTGAAGAAAATTTTGTAGAAAATCAGATTAATATAGCTTTAAGTCATATTTTTGTAATTGGTAGTGAAATTAGTGATTCTGAGAGAAGAATTGAGCTGGGAGGAAGTCTTTTGGTTGATAAAAAAGACTTACCAAAAAAATCTGACTATACAGCTTTAGGTCATATACATAAAGGACAATGTATGTCAAAAACATATAATGCATATTATTCAGGCTCTCCAATCCAGTACAGTAAAAACGAAAGAAACACGGTAAAATTTGTCAATATAATTGATACTATAAAACACGGTAAATTAAAGATTGATCAATTATATTTAAAAAATTATAAACCAATAATGTTATTTAATTGTGAATCTATTGATCAAGCACTGGATATTTGTAAAGAAAAACAAGATGATGATATCTTTGCATATTTTCGGATAAAAACTCAGGATTTAATAGATGCAGAAGATATTAGGAATATGAAAAAGCTAATGAAAAATATAGTTGAGATTAGACCAATAATTCAAAATGAAAGTTTTGATAGTGATAAACAAATTATAGAGATTAATAAGTCGAATATAAGTAAATACTTTATTGATTTTTATAGAAATACAAATGATGGAGCTAATCCAAATGAAGATATAGTTAAATTATTTAATGAGTTATTAGAAGATATAGAAGAGGAGTAA